A single genomic interval of Saccharothrix saharensis harbors:
- the iolD gene encoding 3D-(3,5/4)-trihydroxycyclohexane-1,2-dione acylhydrolase (decyclizing) produces the protein MRLTTAQALVRWLTAQRTELPDGREAPLFPGVFAIFGHGNVLALGNALEESRRALPVWRGHNEQGMALAAVGVAKATHRRQVGVATSSIGPGALNMVTAAGVAHANRLPLLLLPGDTFTSRAPDPVLQQVEHFGDPSTTVNDAFRAVSRYFDRVTRPEQLLNTLPQAARVLTDPADCGPVVLALPQDVQAESFDFPDALFAPVVHRPQRPRPDTRALAEATTALRGARRPLLVLGGGVRYSRAAGRAIRFAEQHAVPVTETTAGRTEVPHDHPLHAGPLGITGSASANALAARADVVLAVGTRLQDFTTASWTVFAPDVRIVSLNTARFDAVKHGALALVADADEGLRELTDALGDWRADADWAARAAEERGKWDAHVDGLRTPAGTPTYAQVVGVVNEESTPEDYVLTASGGLPGELIGGWRALGEATMDVEYGFSCMGYELAGAWGAAIARPDGVVTSLLGDGSYLMLNSELFSAAFAGHGFVAVVCDNDGYAVIHRLQTGNGGAGFNNLYDDVRTAHARPPRTDFAAHAAAMGCATFPVDDLGGLRAAYRRAREVAKTEHRPAVVVIRTHPSAWTEAGAWWEVGVPDVAHRPEITAAHDDVAAGKAKQIRYL, from the coding sequence ATGAGGCTCACCACCGCGCAGGCACTGGTCCGCTGGCTCACCGCGCAGCGCACCGAACTGCCCGACGGCCGCGAGGCACCGCTGTTCCCCGGCGTCTTCGCGATCTTCGGCCACGGCAACGTCCTCGCCCTCGGCAACGCCCTGGAGGAGTCCCGGCGGGCGCTCCCGGTCTGGCGCGGCCACAACGAGCAGGGCATGGCGCTGGCCGCGGTCGGCGTCGCCAAGGCCACCCACCGCCGGCAGGTCGGCGTCGCCACCTCGTCCATCGGGCCGGGCGCGTTGAACATGGTCACCGCCGCCGGCGTCGCCCACGCCAACCGCCTGCCCCTGCTGCTGCTCCCCGGCGACACGTTCACCAGCCGCGCGCCCGACCCCGTGCTGCAGCAGGTCGAGCACTTCGGCGACCCGTCGACCACGGTGAACGACGCGTTCCGCGCGGTCAGCCGCTACTTCGACCGCGTCACGCGCCCGGAGCAGCTGCTCAACACCCTGCCGCAGGCGGCCCGCGTACTCACCGACCCGGCCGACTGCGGCCCGGTCGTGCTGGCCCTGCCGCAGGACGTGCAGGCCGAGTCGTTCGACTTCCCCGACGCCCTGTTCGCCCCGGTCGTCCACCGCCCGCAACGCCCCCGCCCCGACACCCGGGCCCTCGCCGAAGCCACCACCGCCCTGCGCGGTGCGCGCAGACCGCTGCTCGTCCTGGGCGGCGGCGTCCGCTACTCGCGCGCCGCCGGCCGCGCGATCCGCTTCGCCGAGCAGCACGCCGTCCCCGTCACCGAGACGACGGCCGGCCGCACGGAGGTGCCGCACGACCACCCGCTGCACGCCGGCCCGCTGGGCATCACCGGTTCCGCCTCGGCCAACGCCCTGGCCGCGCGGGCCGACGTGGTCCTCGCCGTCGGCACCCGCCTGCAGGACTTCACCACCGCGTCGTGGACGGTCTTCGCGCCGGACGTCCGGATCGTCTCCCTCAACACGGCCCGGTTCGACGCCGTGAAGCACGGCGCCCTGGCGCTGGTCGCCGACGCCGACGAAGGCCTCCGCGAGCTGACCGACGCACTCGGCGACTGGCGGGCCGACGCGGACTGGGCGGCCCGCGCGGCGGAGGAGCGCGGCAAGTGGGACGCGCACGTCGACGGCCTGCGCACCCCCGCGGGCACGCCGACGTACGCGCAGGTCGTGGGCGTGGTGAACGAGGAGTCGACGCCGGAGGACTACGTGCTGACGGCGTCCGGCGGCCTGCCCGGCGAGCTGATCGGCGGTTGGCGGGCGCTCGGCGAGGCGACCATGGACGTCGAGTACGGCTTCTCCTGCATGGGCTACGAGCTGGCGGGCGCGTGGGGCGCGGCGATCGCCCGACCGGACGGCGTGGTCACCTCGCTGCTGGGCGACGGCTCGTACCTGATGTTGAACTCGGAGCTGTTCTCGGCGGCGTTCGCCGGGCACGGTTTCGTGGCGGTCGTGTGCGACAACGACGGTTACGCGGTGATCCACCGCCTCCAGACCGGCAACGGCGGCGCGGGGTTCAACAACCTCTACGACGACGTCCGCACGGCGCACGCCCGTCCGCCGCGCACCGACTTCGCCGCGCACGCCGCCGCGATGGGGTGCGCGACGTTCCCGGTGGACGACCTCGGCGGCCTGCGTGCCGCTTATCGGCGGGCGAGGGAAGTCGCGAAGACCGAGCACCGCCCGGCCGTGGTCGTGATCCGCACTCACCCGTCCGCGTGGACCGAAGCGGGCGCGTGGTGGGAAGTCGGCGTGCCGGACGTGGCGCACCGCCCGGAAATCACCGCCGCCCACGACGACGTGGCCGCCGGTAAAGCGAAACAAATTCGCTACCTTTGA
- a CDS encoding NADH:flavin oxidoreductase/NADH oxidase, which translates to MSLLFSPLTVRAVTLPNRIAVSPMCQYSAQDGHPNEWHLVHLGSRAVGGAGLVFTEATAVQAVGRISPEDTGLWDDAHVESWRRVVDFIHEQGSVAGVQLAHAGRKGSTYAPFAERRGGVADADGGWTPVAPSAVPFHDSYRTPAELDADGIARVVADFAAAAKRALAAGFRVVEVHAAHGYLLHEFLSPLGNHRTDAYGGSFENRTRLVREVTAAVREAVGTGVPVFVRISATDWVEGGWTGEDSVVLARDLAALGADVIDVSTGGNTPTADIPIGPGYQVPFAEAVRRKADVPTGAVGMITDARQAEQVLADGSADLVLLGREFLRDPYWPQRAAQELGVQVNPPRQYARA; encoded by the coding sequence GTGAGCTTGCTCTTCAGCCCGCTGACCGTCCGCGCCGTCACGCTGCCCAACCGCATCGCGGTCAGCCCCATGTGCCAGTACTCCGCCCAGGACGGCCACCCGAACGAGTGGCACCTGGTCCACCTCGGCTCGCGTGCCGTCGGCGGCGCGGGCCTGGTGTTCACCGAGGCGACCGCGGTCCAGGCGGTCGGCCGCATCTCGCCCGAGGACACGGGCCTGTGGGACGACGCGCACGTCGAGTCGTGGCGGCGGGTCGTCGACTTCATCCACGAGCAGGGCTCCGTCGCCGGGGTCCAGCTCGCCCACGCCGGGCGCAAGGGGTCGACCTACGCCCCGTTCGCGGAGCGCCGCGGCGGGGTCGCCGACGCCGACGGCGGGTGGACGCCCGTCGCGCCCAGCGCCGTGCCGTTCCACGACAGCTACCGCACGCCGGCCGAGCTGGACGCCGACGGCATCGCCCGGGTGGTCGCCGACTTCGCCGCCGCGGCGAAGCGCGCGCTGGCGGCCGGCTTCCGGGTGGTCGAGGTGCACGCGGCCCACGGCTACCTCCTGCACGAGTTCCTGTCGCCGCTCGGCAACCACCGCACCGACGCCTACGGCGGCTCCTTCGAGAACCGCACCCGGCTGGTGCGCGAGGTCACCGCCGCCGTCCGGGAAGCCGTGGGCACGGGGGTGCCGGTGTTCGTGCGCATCTCCGCCACCGACTGGGTCGAGGGCGGCTGGACCGGCGAGGACAGCGTCGTGCTGGCACGCGACCTCGCGGCCCTGGGTGCCGACGTGATCGACGTGTCCACCGGGGGCAACACGCCCACGGCCGACATCCCGATCGGACCCGGCTACCAGGTGCCGTTCGCCGAGGCCGTGCGGCGGAAGGCCGACGTGCCCACCGGGGCGGTCGGCATGATCACCGACGCCCGGCAGGCCGAGCAGGTCCTCGCCGATGGCTCGGCCGACCTGGTGCTGCTCGGCCGGGAGTTCCTGCGCGACCCGTACTGGCCGCAGCGCGCGGCTCAGGAGCTGGGGGTGCAGGTCAACCCGCCGAGGCAGTACGCCAGGGCGTAG
- a CDS encoding Crp/Fnr family transcriptional regulator — protein MTQDPGWPSNSLLGRLRDNTRQELLNIGTVVRYTADREVIEQDAKDTHVLLLLDGVVKVQTTDETGDTALLAIRVAGDLVGEMAALDQKPRSATVVTCGDVVAKLITSGELMGFLHRRNDVFVELIGMINDRLRWANQRRRDFLSHPAAERVARVLAELVQTYGREEAHGWTLGIPLTKVELASIAGMKPRTAEKAFSDLRKAGVVVSHLRRDVLVPDLAGLRKFAGF, from the coding sequence ATGACACAGGATCCAGGGTGGCCCAGCAACAGCCTCCTGGGTCGCCTCCGAGACAACACCCGACAAGAGCTGTTGAACATCGGCACGGTCGTGCGGTACACGGCCGACCGCGAAGTCATCGAGCAGGACGCGAAGGACACTCATGTCCTTCTGCTGCTCGACGGCGTGGTCAAGGTGCAGACCACGGACGAGACCGGTGACACGGCGCTGCTCGCGATCCGGGTCGCGGGCGACCTGGTCGGCGAGATGGCCGCGCTGGACCAGAAACCGCGCTCGGCCACCGTCGTCACGTGCGGTGACGTGGTCGCGAAGCTGATCACCAGCGGTGAGCTGATGGGCTTCCTGCACCGGCGCAACGACGTGTTCGTCGAATTGATCGGGATGATCAACGACCGGCTGCGCTGGGCGAACCAGCGCCGGCGCGATTTCCTGTCCCACCCGGCCGCCGAACGGGTGGCCCGGGTGCTGGCCGAATTGGTGCAGACCTACGGCCGGGAAGAGGCCCACGGGTGGACGCTGGGAATTCCGCTGACGAAGGTGGAACTCGCCTCGATCGCCGGGATGAAGCCCCGAACGGCCGAGAAGGCGTTCTCCGATCTGCGAAAAGCGGGGGTGGTGGTGAGTCACCTGAGGCGTGACGTGCTGGTGCCGGATCTGGCCGGGCTGCGCAAATTCGCCGGCTTCTGA
- a CDS encoding DUF3073 domain-containing protein encodes MGRGRAKAKQTKVARELKYSSHNIDVDALQRELSGGESAGGRRSEERFDDPSDDEYDDYRR; translated from the coding sequence ATGGGGCGCGGCCGAGCGAAGGCCAAGCAGACCAAGGTGGCGCGGGAGCTCAAATACAGCTCTCACAACATCGACGTCGACGCCTTGCAACGCGAGCTGTCCGGCGGCGAGTCCGCTGGTGGTCGCCGAAGCGAAGAACGCTTCGACGACCCGTCGGACGACGAATACGACGACTACCGTCGCTGA
- a CDS encoding ATP-binding protein produces MTDDAAGPPAAVGNHVSGAVSGPVVQAGHIGHLHLRPDAPVALAGLPPSEPAFTGRARDLATLAQALTSPRPVLVTAVAGVAGVGKTTLAVRAASRFAGGVLFIDLRGYSANPVQPAEALSVFLHALGVPGEHVPPDAAARANLYRSVLAGRAEPVLVLADNASSADQVRPLLPGGGAHRVLITSREVLGELSAHQVRVDVLPPAEAEELIRAAVRTRNPDRVLDGPVAELARLCGHLPLALGIVAALLAEDADLSVPDLVGLVATATNRLDELAYAGNYAVRAAFELSYQRLGGAERRMFRLLSLNPGARTSAEAAAALVGEPVGRAKRLLAGLKRAHMVEPVGPGRVRFHDLLRIFAEECLARDEPDPRAAFDRLLDHYVTATRRATPRWIEVERSNLVAAVELADDDRAVDLALAIGRTFAPQERWDDWESTYRAAVAAARRRERTADEGTLLNRLAMLVLEQRRFTEARELCDRAMAAHRTVGNRHGVAVTWNNLGDLALDRHDFGEAEHHYTAAEALFRELGDSHWQAIVLNHLGTLQAWRRDLDGARDLFRHAMLLYRSLGEERGGARALTNLGNVALQTGDLAEARSSSLRALATFRALGDRLGAAKVLVNLGIVHERARMPDKAREYWAEARDVFRGFGDLESASHVERWLAELDRQR; encoded by the coding sequence GTGACGGACGACGCGGCCGGACCGCCGGCCGCCGTGGGCAACCACGTCAGCGGTGCCGTGAGCGGGCCCGTGGTGCAGGCGGGGCACATCGGGCACCTCCACCTGCGGCCGGACGCGCCCGTCGCGCTGGCCGGGCTGCCGCCGTCCGAGCCCGCGTTCACCGGGCGCGCCCGGGACCTGGCGACGCTGGCGCAGGCGTTGACCTCCCCGCGTCCGGTGCTGGTCACGGCGGTGGCCGGGGTCGCGGGCGTCGGCAAGACGACGCTCGCCGTGCGGGCCGCGAGCCGGTTCGCGGGCGGCGTGCTGTTCATCGACCTGCGCGGCTACTCGGCCAACCCGGTCCAGCCCGCCGAGGCGCTGTCGGTGTTCCTGCACGCGCTGGGCGTTCCGGGCGAGCACGTGCCACCGGACGCGGCGGCCCGCGCCAACCTCTACCGGTCCGTGCTGGCGGGCCGCGCCGAGCCGGTGCTGGTGCTCGCGGACAACGCCTCGTCCGCCGACCAGGTCCGCCCGCTGCTGCCCGGCGGCGGCGCGCACCGGGTGCTGATCACCAGCCGCGAGGTGCTGGGCGAGCTGAGCGCGCACCAGGTCCGGGTGGACGTGCTGCCGCCCGCCGAGGCGGAGGAGCTGATCAGGGCCGCCGTCCGCACCCGCAACCCCGACCGCGTCCTGGACGGCCCGGTGGCCGAGCTGGCCCGGCTGTGCGGGCACCTGCCGCTGGCGCTGGGCATCGTGGCGGCGCTGCTGGCCGAGGACGCCGACCTGTCCGTGCCCGACCTGGTCGGCCTGGTGGCCACCGCGACGAACCGCCTGGACGAGCTGGCGTACGCCGGGAACTACGCCGTGCGCGCCGCGTTCGAGCTGTCCTACCAGCGGCTGGGCGGCGCGGAGCGGCGGATGTTCCGGCTGCTGTCGCTCAACCCGGGCGCGCGGACGAGCGCCGAGGCGGCGGCCGCGCTGGTCGGTGAGCCGGTCGGCCGGGCGAAGCGCCTGCTGGCGGGCCTCAAGCGGGCGCACATGGTGGAACCGGTCGGTCCGGGCCGGGTCCGGTTCCACGACCTGCTGCGGATCTTCGCCGAGGAGTGCCTGGCCCGGGACGAACCCGACCCCCGAGCGGCGTTCGACCGCCTGCTGGACCACTACGTGACCGCCACCCGCCGGGCCACCCCGCGGTGGATCGAGGTGGAGCGCTCGAACCTCGTCGCGGCGGTGGAGCTGGCCGACGACGACCGCGCCGTCGACCTGGCCCTGGCGATCGGCCGGACGTTCGCGCCCCAGGAGAGGTGGGACGACTGGGAGTCCACCTACCGGGCGGCCGTCGCCGCCGCCCGCCGGCGGGAGCGGACGGCCGACGAGGGCACCCTGCTCAACCGGCTGGCCATGCTGGTGCTGGAACAGCGCCGCTTCACCGAGGCGCGCGAGCTGTGCGACCGGGCGATGGCCGCCCACCGGACCGTCGGCAACCGGCACGGGGTGGCCGTGACCTGGAACAACCTGGGCGACCTCGCGCTCGACCGGCACGACTTCGGCGAGGCCGAGCACCACTACACCGCCGCCGAGGCGTTGTTCCGCGAACTGGGCGACTCCCACTGGCAGGCGATCGTGCTCAACCACCTCGGCACGCTCCAGGCGTGGCGGCGGGACCTCGACGGTGCTCGGGACCTCTTCCGGCACGCCATGCTGCTCTACCGGTCGCTCGGCGAGGAGCGCGGTGGCGCGCGGGCGCTCACCAACCTGGGCAACGTCGCCCTGCAAACCGGTGACCTGGCCGAAGCGCGCTCGTCGTCGTTGCGGGCGCTGGCCACCTTCCGCGCCCTCGGTGACCGGTTGGGCGCGGCGAAGGTGCTGGTGAACCTCGGGATCGTGCACGAGCGCGCGCGGATGCCGGACAAGGCGCGCGAGTACTGGGCCGAGGCCCGGGACGTGTTCCGCGGGTTCGGTGACCTGGAGTCCGCGAGCCACGTCGAGCGGTGGCTCGCGGAACTCGACCGTCAAAGGTAG